The proteins below are encoded in one region of Winogradskyella helgolandensis:
- a CDS encoding potassium channel family protein, with amino-acid sequence MDNPLLKLYRSKIYTAIMMLVLLLCIGVLGYRFISGYLWLDAVYMTVITVTTVGFAEVMPLDSTSKIFTIFLILTSVVIVGYAITIITDYILSRNNFEDIKQHRMQKKINAMTNHIIICGYGRNGKQAAKKLSDYGKPFVIIERNKDIIEKFQDDTITFIEGNANEDETLFAAGIEKASTLICALPNDADNLFVVLSARQINAKLSIISRASEETSYNKLKLAGANNVILPDRIGGDHMASLVVIPDLVEFIDNLGIIGERNINIEEVKVEQLYNMNEVKTIRDLDLRKKTGCTVIGFKNDKGEYIVNPEADTKLIPGSKIIVLGRPEQIIKLNSQYNIE; translated from the coding sequence ATGGATAATCCGTTATTAAAACTTTATAGATCTAAGATTTACACAGCCATAATGATGTTGGTTTTGTTGCTTTGTATTGGTGTTTTAGGCTATAGATTTATTTCGGGCTATTTATGGCTAGATGCGGTTTATATGACTGTGATTACTGTAACAACTGTTGGTTTTGCCGAAGTTATGCCTCTCGATTCCACTTCTAAGATTTTTACTATTTTTTTAATTTTAACCAGTGTGGTAATTGTGGGGTATGCCATTACTATCATAACAGATTATATTCTTAGTAGAAATAATTTTGAAGACATAAAACAACATAGAATGCAAAAGAAAATTAATGCAATGACTAATCATATCATTATTTGTGGGTATGGCCGCAACGGTAAACAAGCAGCAAAAAAGTTGAGTGATTACGGAAAGCCTTTCGTCATTATAGAACGTAATAAGGATATCATTGAAAAATTTCAGGACGATACCATTACGTTTATTGAAGGAAATGCCAACGAAGACGAAACCCTTTTTGCAGCTGGTATCGAAAAAGCAAGTACGCTAATTTGCGCCTTGCCAAATGATGCAGATAATTTATTTGTGGTTTTATCAGCTCGGCAGATTAATGCTAAATTATCGATTATAAGTAGAGCTTCTGAGGAAACGTCTTACAATAAGCTAAAATTAGCCGGTGCTAACAATGTTATTTTACCCGATAGAATAGGAGGAGATCATATGGCTTCTTTAGTGGTGATTCCTGATTTGGTTGAATTTATAGATAACTTAGGTATTATAGGGGAACGTAACATTAATATTGAAGAAGTTAAAGTAGAACAACTTTATAATATGAATGAAGTTAAAACAATAAGGGACTTGGATTTACGTAAAAAGACAGGCTGTACAGTTATAGGATTTAAGAATGATAAAGGAGAATATATAGTAAATCCTGAAGCGGATACAAAATTGATTCCTGGTTCAAAAATCATAGTTTTAGGACGTCCAGAACAGATTATAAAATTGAATTCTCAGTACAATATTGAATAA
- a CDS encoding alanine/glycine:cation symporter family protein, with product MKKYLLSIFAIVLPFLSFAQETTSEKIDTIFKDYTGWFVDAIFYEIPFSETYKIPWVLIVLIGGALFFTIYFKFINVTGFRMAIRVVRGHYEDIEKHGADTLYGDNTANEGENIIETMRDDGADGEVSHFQALTAALSATVGLGNIAGVAVALSIGGPGATFWMIVAGLLGMASKFAECTLGVKYRDVGEDGTVYGGPMYYLTKGLRAKGMGGFGKVLAVLFAIFVIGGSFGGGNMFQANQAAAQFVKVFELDPASNAGLYFGLVMAALVAVVIIGGIKRIAKVTEKVVPFMAGIYVLASLIILGANFSLIDDAFALIYEGAFSGLGIAGGLVGVMIQGIRRGAFSNEAGVGSAAIAHSAVRTKYPASEGIVALLEPFVDTVVICTMTALVIVITNFDGGFMEYGVEIKEGVEITATAFDSVIPHFSIVLTIAVILFAFSTMISWSYYGMQGWVFLFGKGKVSDLAYKILFLFFVVVGASISLGAVINFSDAMIFAMVVPNIIGVVILSPVIKMELNKYYKAINVKKDAIEDGADDLNEIL from the coding sequence ATGAAGAAATATCTTCTATCAATTTTTGCAATAGTATTACCATTTTTAAGCTTTGCACAAGAAACAACTTCCGAAAAAATTGATACCATTTTTAAGGATTATACAGGTTGGTTTGTTGATGCAATTTTTTATGAAATTCCATTTTCGGAAACTTATAAAATTCCTTGGGTACTTATTGTATTAATAGGAGGTGCATTATTTTTTACTATTTATTTTAAATTTATCAATGTTACGGGTTTTAGAATGGCTATTAGAGTTGTTAGAGGACATTATGAAGACATTGAGAAGCATGGAGCAGATACCTTATATGGCGATAATACTGCAAATGAAGGTGAAAACATAATTGAAACCATGAGAGATGATGGTGCTGACGGAGAAGTTTCGCATTTTCAGGCTTTAACAGCAGCTTTATCAGCAACTGTAGGTTTAGGTAATATAGCAGGTGTCGCTGTAGCCTTATCTATTGGTGGTCCTGGTGCAACATTTTGGATGATTGTTGCTGGTTTACTTGGTATGGCGTCAAAATTTGCAGAATGTACACTTGGGGTGAAATATAGAGATGTTGGAGAAGATGGTACCGTTTATGGTGGTCCAATGTACTACTTAACCAAAGGTTTAAGAGCCAAAGGTATGGGAGGTTTTGGTAAAGTACTAGCTGTACTATTTGCCATATTTGTAATAGGAGGTTCTTTTGGTGGTGGAAACATGTTTCAAGCCAATCAAGCTGCTGCACAATTTGTTAAAGTATTTGAGTTAGATCCAGCTTCTAATGCAGGTCTTTATTTCGGTTTAGTTATGGCAGCTCTTGTAGCAGTTGTAATTATTGGTGGAATTAAGCGTATCGCTAAAGTAACTGAAAAAGTAGTGCCATTTATGGCAGGTATATATGTGTTAGCTTCTTTAATAATTCTAGGAGCTAATTTTAGTTTAATTGATGATGCATTTGCATTAATTTATGAAGGTGCTTTTTCTGGATTAGGAATAGCAGGTGGACTTGTAGGTGTAATGATTCAGGGTATTAGAAGAGGAGCATTTTCTAACGAAGCAGGTGTTGGTTCTGCAGCAATTGCACACTCTGCCGTTCGTACCAAATACCCGGCGTCAGAAGGTATTGTTGCCCTTTTAGAGCCTTTCGTAGATACTGTTGTTATTTGTACAATGACCGCATTGGTTATCGTAATTACTAATTTTGATGGTGGTTTTATGGAATATGGTGTTGAGATTAAAGAAGGTGTTGAAATTACAGCTACTGCTTTTGATTCTGTGATTCCACATTTCTCAATTGTACTTACTATCGCCGTAATATTATTTGCATTCTCAACTATGATTTCTTGGTCTTATTATGGTATGCAAGGTTGGGTCTTTTTATTCGGAAAAGGTAAAGTCTCAGACTTAGCTTATAAAATATTATTCTTATTCTTTGTTGTTGTTGGAGCGTCTATTAGTTTGGGTGCTGTAATTAATTTCTCTGATGCTATGATTTTTGCAATGGTAGTGCCAAACATTATTGGTGTTGTGATATTATCTCCAGTTATTAAAATGGAATTAAATAAATATTACAAAGCGATTAATGTAAAGAAGGATGCAATTGAAGATGGTGCTGATGATTTAAATGAAATTTTATAA
- a CDS encoding ComEA family DNA-binding protein, translating into MKSHFLFTNQQRNGIFLLLAVIVIFQCVYWFVPNIFTSTTKNIPGNVSEIETFRKEVDSLRLVEIENRKPKIYPFNPNYITDYKGYTLGMTNEEIDRLHKFRETNQWVNSAKQFQQVTKVSDSFLSTISPYFKFPEWVTNPKPKSQGYSNSYSNSTEEKTFDQKIDLNSASTTQLRKVYGVGEKLSERIIAYRDKFNGGFAADIELSEIWGLSLEVIERIQNDFTVKNPRAIKKFNLNTATRDELVTIQYIDYEIAHHIIEERALRDGFDSLEDLTKVEDFPIKKFEIIKLYLHL; encoded by the coding sequence ATGAAATCCCATTTCTTGTTTACTAATCAACAAAGGAATGGGATTTTTTTATTGTTGGCTGTAATCGTAATTTTTCAATGTGTATATTGGTTTGTGCCTAATATCTTCACCAGTACAACTAAGAATATACCAGGTAACGTAAGTGAAATAGAAACGTTTAGAAAAGAAGTAGATTCATTGCGTCTAGTTGAAATAGAAAACAGAAAACCAAAAATATATCCTTTCAACCCAAATTATATTACAGATTATAAAGGCTATACTTTAGGAATGACCAATGAAGAAATTGATAGACTTCACAAATTTAGAGAAACAAATCAATGGGTTAATTCAGCCAAGCAGTTTCAGCAAGTTACTAAAGTTTCAGATTCATTTTTATCAACTATTTCACCTTATTTTAAGTTTCCAGAATGGGTAACAAATCCAAAACCGAAATCTCAAGGGTATAGTAATTCGTATTCAAATTCAACTGAAGAAAAAACATTTGATCAAAAAATAGATTTAAATAGTGCCTCGACGACTCAATTAAGGAAAGTATATGGAGTAGGAGAAAAACTGTCTGAACGTATAATTGCATATCGCGATAAGTTTAATGGTGGTTTTGCTGCAGATATTGAGCTTTCAGAGATTTGGGGACTTTCTCTAGAGGTTATTGAGCGTATTCAAAATGACTTCACGGTTAAAAATCCAAGAGCAATTAAAAAGTTTAATTTGAACACAGCAACTAGAGACGAATTAGTGACGATTCAATATATAGATTATGAAATAGCACATCATATTATTGAAGAACGAGCGCTAAGAGATGGCTTCGATTCTTTAGAGGATTTAACAAAGGTCGAAGATTTTCCAATCAAAAAATTCGAGATAATTAAGCTATATTTGCATCTTTAA
- a CDS encoding acyl-CoA dehydrogenase family protein, with protein MSNLYFTEEHNLFRESLRNFLQKEVVPHINKWEETGHIERFIWKKFGDMGYFGLATPEAYGGLDLDLFYTVIFLEEMQRINSGGFAAAMWAHAYLAMTHLNKEGNHEQKEKYLTPSALGDAIGCLCITEPFGGSDVAGMRTTAIKKGDTYVINGSKTFITNGVYSDYLVVAAKTSPELGNKGISIFVMDRDTPGISATKLDKLGWRASDTGEIAFDNVVIPTSNLMGEEDLGFPYIMQHFALERLIMGINSHARAQYALEYAKQYMSERTAFGRTIDKFQALRHTYADCETQMEICKQFNYYVAKRLDMGDYVVKEATMSKLQSTKMADDVIYQCLQFLGGYGYMEEYPLARMARDSRLGPIGGGTSEILKEIIAKMVIDSKDYKPVT; from the coding sequence ATGTCTAATTTATATTTTACAGAAGAGCACAACTTATTCCGAGAAAGTCTCAGGAATTTCTTACAAAAAGAAGTGGTGCCACATATTAACAAATGGGAAGAAACAGGTCATATAGAACGTTTCATCTGGAAAAAGTTTGGTGATATGGGTTATTTTGGTTTGGCAACGCCAGAAGCTTATGGTGGATTGGATTTAGATTTATTTTACACGGTAATTTTTCTTGAAGAAATGCAACGCATTAACTCTGGTGGTTTTGCAGCAGCAATGTGGGCACATGCTTATTTAGCTATGACACACCTTAATAAGGAAGGAAATCACGAGCAAAAAGAAAAATATCTTACACCAAGTGCATTAGGTGATGCTATAGGTTGTTTGTGTATTACAGAACCTTTTGGAGGAAGCGATGTCGCAGGGATGCGTACAACAGCAATTAAAAAAGGAGATACCTATGTGATTAATGGTTCTAAAACCTTTATCACTAATGGTGTGTATAGCGATTATTTAGTTGTTGCAGCTAAAACCAGTCCTGAATTAGGAAACAAAGGCATAAGTATTTTTGTTATGGATAGAGATACACCAGGTATTTCTGCTACTAAATTAGATAAATTGGGTTGGAGAGCTTCTGATACAGGTGAAATTGCTTTTGATAATGTCGTGATTCCAACTTCAAATTTAATGGGAGAAGAGGATCTAGGCTTTCCTTATATTATGCAGCATTTTGCATTAGAGCGTTTAATTATGGGAATTAATTCTCATGCAAGAGCGCAATATGCACTAGAGTATGCCAAACAATATATGTCTGAAAGAACAGCTTTTGGACGAACTATAGATAAATTTCAAGCTTTAAGACATACGTATGCGGATTGCGAAACACAAATGGAAATTTGTAAGCAATTCAACTATTATGTTGCTAAACGTTTAGATATGGGAGATTATGTAGTAAAAGAAGCTACAATGTCTAAATTACAATCTACAAAAATGGCAGATGATGTTATTTACCAATGTCTTCAGTTTTTAGGAGGTTATGGTTATATGGAGGAATATCCTCTAGCACGGATGGCGAGAGATAGCCGTTTAGGTCCAATTGGTGGAGGGACTTCAGAAATATTGAAAGAGATTATCGCTAAAATGGTAATTGATAGTAAAGATTATAAACCTGTAACTTAG
- a CDS encoding tyrosine-type recombinase/integrase translates to MSLKSFSDYLLLEKTYSKHTVLAYTRDINNFQNFLNEHHNSENVAKVGYSEIRQWIVTLVDRKISNRTINRKVSSLNTYYKFLLKTEDIDINPLKKHKALKVGKKIQLPFSEQELKLVLEGAISIHDFESARNHLIIELFYATGIRRIELVNLKLSDIDTGNNQIKVIGKRNKERYIPLIDSITKSLKCYLNYRSKLDTIEDKEVLFLTKKGFIIYEKLVYRIINKYFSVASTKAKCSPHVLRHSFATHLLNQGADLNAIKELLGHTSLAATQVYTHNSIAELKKVHAKAHPRNQR, encoded by the coding sequence ATGAGCCTTAAATCATTTTCAGATTATTTATTATTAGAAAAGACCTACTCCAAGCATACGGTATTAGCTTATACAAGAGATATTAATAATTTTCAAAACTTCTTAAATGAGCATCACAATTCCGAAAATGTAGCAAAAGTTGGTTATTCTGAGATAAGACAATGGATTGTTACACTTGTAGATCGTAAAATCTCTAACAGAACCATTAATAGAAAAGTATCTTCACTTAATACCTATTATAAATTTTTACTAAAAACTGAAGATATTGATATTAACCCTCTAAAAAAACATAAAGCATTAAAAGTAGGGAAGAAGATTCAACTCCCGTTTTCAGAACAAGAGTTAAAGTTGGTGTTAGAAGGTGCGATTAGTATCCATGATTTTGAAAGCGCTAGAAATCATCTTATCATCGAATTGTTTTATGCAACAGGAATCAGACGTATAGAGCTTGTAAACTTAAAGTTATCCGATATTGATACAGGGAACAATCAAATAAAAGTAATAGGTAAACGTAATAAAGAACGTTACATTCCTTTAATAGATTCGATAACGAAATCTCTAAAGTGCTATTTAAATTATAGAAGCAAATTAGATACAATAGAAGATAAGGAGGTTTTGTTTTTAACCAAAAAAGGCTTTATAATTTACGAAAAGCTTGTTTACAGAATAATAAATAAGTATTTTAGTGTAGCATCTACGAAAGCAAAATGCAGCCCTCATGTATTAAGACACTCGTTTGCAACGCACTTGCTAAATCAAGGTGCAGATTTAAATGCAATTAAAGAACTTCTTGGACATACTAGTTTAGCAGCAACTCAGGTGTATACACACAATAGTATAGCCGAATTAAAAAAAGTTCACGCTAAAGCACATCCAAGAAATCAACGTTAA
- the hpf gene encoding ribosome hibernation-promoting factor, HPF/YfiA family: MKVNTQSVNFTADSKLIEFIQKRMDKLDMFYDKIIQSDVYLKVENTSDKENKIFEAKVSVPGDSFIVKKQCKTFEEGADAAIASLERQIKKRKEKLRTHI; the protein is encoded by the coding sequence ATGAAAGTAAACACACAATCCGTTAATTTTACAGCCGATAGTAAGCTTATTGAGTTCATTCAGAAGCGAATGGATAAATTAGATATGTTCTATGATAAGATAATTCAGTCCGATGTATATTTGAAAGTAGAAAACACAAGTGATAAAGAAAATAAAATTTTTGAAGCTAAAGTAAGTGTTCCAGGAGATAGCTTTATAGTGAAGAAACAATGTAAAACGTTTGAAGAGGGCGCAGATGCTGCAATTGCTTCGTTAGAAAGACAAATTAAAAAGCGAAAAGAAAAATTAAGAACACATATTTGA
- the tuf gene encoding elongation factor Tu, protein MAKATFDRSKPHLNIGTIGHVDHGKTTLTAAITKVLADAGYSEAKSFDQIDNAPEEKERGITINTSHVEYATLNRHYAHVDCPGHADYVKNMVTGAAQMDGAILVVAATDGPMPQTREHILLGRQVGIPRMVVFMNKVDMVDDEELLELVEMEIRDLLSFYEYDGDNGPVVAGSALGALNGEQKWVDTVLELMTQVDAWIEEPVRDMDKPFLMPIEDVFSITGRGTVATGRIETGVANTGDPVEIIGMGAEKLTSTITGIEMFRQILDRGEAGDNAGILLRGIEKSQISRGMVITKPGSVTPHSKFKAEVYVLKKEEGGRHTPFHNNYRPQFYVRTTDVTGNIMLPDGVEMVMPGDNLTITVDLINTIAMNVGLRFAIREGGRTVGAGQVTEILD, encoded by the coding sequence ATGGCAAAGGCAACTTTCGATCGTTCAAAACCACACTTAAACATTGGTACTATTGGACACGTAGATCACGGTAAAACAACTTTAACTGCTGCTATTACTAAAGTATTAGCTGATGCAGGTTATTCAGAAGCAAAATCATTTGATCAAATTGATAACGCTCCAGAAGAAAAAGAAAGAGGTATTACAATTAATACTTCACACGTAGAATATGCAACATTAAATCGTCATTACGCTCACGTTGACTGTCCAGGTCACGCGGATTACGTAAAGAACATGGTTACTGGTGCTGCTCAAATGGATGGTGCTATTTTAGTTGTTGCTGCAACAGATGGTCCAATGCCACAAACTCGTGAGCATATCTTACTTGGTCGTCAGGTAGGTATTCCTCGTATGGTTGTATTCATGAATAAAGTGGATATGGTTGATGATGAAGAGTTATTAGAGTTAGTTGAGATGGAAATCAGAGATTTATTATCATTCTACGAATATGATGGTGATAATGGTCCTGTAGTAGCAGGTTCTGCTTTAGGTGCACTTAACGGTGAGCAAAAGTGGGTTGATACAGTGTTAGAGTTAATGACTCAAGTTGATGCTTGGATTGAAGAGCCAGTTCGTGATATGGACAAGCCTTTCTTAATGCCTATTGAAGATGTATTCTCAATTACAGGTCGTGGTACTGTTGCAACTGGTCGTATTGAAACTGGTGTAGCTAACACAGGTGATCCTGTTGAGATTATTGGTATGGGTGCTGAGAAATTAACATCTACTATTACTGGTATCGAAATGTTCCGTCAAATCTTAGATAGAGGTGAAGCTGGTGATAACGCTGGTATCTTATTAAGAGGTATTGAGAAGTCTCAAATCTCTAGAGGTATGGTAATTACTAAGCCAGGTTCTGTAACACCACACTCTAAATTTAAAGCTGAGGTTTACGTATTGAAAAAAGAAGAAGGTGGACGTCATACTCCATTCCATAATAACTACCGTCCACAGTTCTATGTACGTACAACTGACGTAACAGGAAACATTATGCTTCCTGATGGAGTTGAAATGGTAATGCCAGGAGATAACTTAACAATTACTGTTGACTTAATTAATACAATTGCAATGAACGTAGGTTTACGTTTCGCTATCCGTGAAGGTGGTAGAACAGTTGGTGCTGGTCAAGTAACTGAGATTTTAGACTAA
- the secE gene encoding preprotein translocase subunit SecE, which yields MAGLITYIKESFGELKNNVSWTPWPEAQRLTIIVAVFSIIFSLAIWGVDTVFSKAVKAYFDMIH from the coding sequence ATGGCAGGATTAATAACATATATAAAAGAATCGTTCGGAGAGTTAAAGAACAACGTGTCATGGACACCATGGCCAGAAGCTCAAAGATTAACGATTATCGTTGCTGTGTTTTCAATTATATTTTCTTTAGCTATTTGGGGAGTGGATACTGTTTTTAGTAAAGCAGTAAAGGCTTACTTTGATATGATTCACTAA
- the nusG gene encoding transcription termination/antitermination protein NusG has protein sequence MSDKKWYVVRAVSGQENKIKSYIENEISRLGLEDFVDQVLVPTEKVIQIRNGKKVQKEKVYFPGYIMVQANLSGEIPHIIKSITNVIGFLGETKGGDPVPLRQSEVNRMLGKVDELSVEADANVAIPFTKGETVKVIDGPFNGFDGTIEKINEEKRKLEVMVKIFGRKTPLELSYMQVEKV, from the coding sequence ATGTCTGATAAAAAATGGTATGTTGTTAGAGCTGTAAGTGGTCAAGAAAACAAAATCAAATCTTATATTGAAAATGAAATTTCAAGATTAGGTTTAGAAGATTTTGTTGATCAAGTTTTAGTTCCAACCGAAAAGGTAATTCAAATTCGTAACGGAAAGAAAGTACAGAAAGAAAAAGTTTATTTTCCTGGTTATATAATGGTGCAAGCCAATTTGAGTGGTGAAATTCCTCACATCATTAAATCGATTACGAATGTTATCGGTTTCTTAGGTGAAACAAAAGGTGGTGATCCTGTGCCATTAAGACAATCTGAAGTAAACAGAATGTTAGGTAAGGTAGATGAATTGTCTGTTGAGGCAGATGCTAATGTAGCAATTCCATTTACAAAAGGAGAAACTGTTAAAGTTATCGATGGTCCATTCAATGGTTTTGATGGTACTATCGAGAAAATTAATGAAGAAAAGCGTAAGCTTGAAGTTATGGTGAAGATTTTTGGAAGAAAAACACCATTAGAGTTAAGTTATATGCAAGTAGAAAAAGTTTAA
- the rplK gene encoding 50S ribosomal protein L11, whose protein sequence is MAKEIDKVVKLQVRGGAANPSPPVGPALGAAGVNIMEFCKQFNARTQDKAGKVLPVAISVYKDKSFDFVIKTPPAAVQLLEAAKVKKGSGEPNRRKVAKVTWDQVKAIAEDKMVDLNAFEIGSAMKMVAGTARSMGITVKGGEAPN, encoded by the coding sequence ATGGCAAAAGAAATAGACAAAGTAGTTAAGCTACAAGTTCGGGGAGGTGCAGCGAATCCATCGCCACCGGTAGGACCCGCTTTAGGTGCCGCTGGAGTTAATATCATGGAGTTCTGTAAGCAGTTTAATGCGAGAACTCAAGATAAAGCAGGTAAAGTTTTACCTGTGGCAATCTCAGTTTACAAAGACAAATCATTTGACTTTGTAATTAAGACGCCACCAGCAGCAGTACAATTATTAGAAGCGGCCAAAGTAAAGAAAGGATCAGGAGAACCAAACCGACGTAAAGTAGCAAAAGTAACTTGGGATCAAGTAAAAGCGATTGCTGAAGACAAGATGGTAGATTTAAATGCCTTTGAAATCGGTTCAGCTATGAAAATGGTTGCCGGTACAGCAAGATCGATGGGTATCACTGTTAAAGGAGGAGAAGCTCCAAACTAA
- the rplA gene encoding 50S ribosomal protein L1, with amino-acid sequence MARLTKKKKEAQAKVDNNKIYSLEEASALLKEITYTKFDASIDLAIRLGVDPRKANQMVRGVVSLPHGTGKDMKVLALVTPDKEAEAKEAGADYVGLDEYLQKIKEGWTDVDVIVTMPSIMGKLGPLGRVLGPRGLMPNPKTGTVTMDVAKAVAEVKAGKIDFKVDKTGIIHAPIGKASFSTDKIVGNAQELLSTIMKLKPTASKGVYVKSIYMSSTMSPSISVDTKIG; translated from the coding sequence ATGGCAAGATTAACAAAGAAGAAAAAAGAAGCTCAAGCAAAAGTAGATAATAATAAGATTTACTCTTTAGAAGAAGCTTCAGCATTACTAAAAGAGATTACATATACAAAGTTTGATGCTTCTATTGATTTAGCAATCAGATTAGGTGTAGATCCACGTAAAGCCAATCAAATGGTTCGTGGAGTAGTTTCATTACCACACGGTACAGGTAAAGATATGAAGGTTCTTGCGCTTGTAACTCCAGATAAAGAAGCAGAAGCTAAAGAAGCGGGTGCTGATTATGTTGGGTTAGATGAATACTTACAGAAAATAAAAGAAGGTTGGACAGATGTTGACGTTATCGTTACTATGCCAAGCATTATGGGTAAGTTAGGACCATTAGGTAGAGTATTAGGACCAAGAGGTCTGATGCCAAATCCTAAGACAGGTACAGTAACTATGGATGTAGCTAAAGCAGTTGCAGAAGTAAAAGCTGGTAAGATAGATTTTAAAGTAGATAAAACAGGTATTATTCATGCACCAATAGGTAAAGCATCGTTTAGTACTGATAAAATTGTTGGGAATGCTCAAGAATTATTATCTACAATTATGAAGTTAAAACCAACTGCATCAAAAGGAGTTTATGTAAAGAGCATTTATATGTCTAGTACCATGAGTCCAAGTATATCAGTTGATACAAAAATAGGATAG
- the rplJ gene encoding 50S ribosomal protein L10, with product MTREEKSQVIEELTAQLADNTNIYLADISGLDAVATSNLRRACFKANIKLAVVKNTLLEKAMEASDREFGDLPTTLKGNTSVMYSETGNGPAKVIKEFRKKSEKPLLKGAFIEESVYIGDDLLDALVDIKSREELIGEIVGLLQSPAKNVISALKSSGGKIAGIVKTLSEREG from the coding sequence ATGACAAGAGAAGAAAAATCCCAAGTAATTGAAGAGTTGACTGCTCAATTAGCAGATAATACAAATATCTATTTAGCAGATATTTCTGGATTAGATGCAGTAGCAACTTCAAATTTAAGAAGAGCCTGTTTTAAAGCTAATATAAAGTTAGCGGTTGTTAAGAATACACTTTTAGAGAAAGCAATGGAAGCGTCGGATAGAGAATTCGGTGATTTACCTACGACTTTAAAAGGAAATACATCAGTAATGTATTCTGAAACAGGAAACGGACCAGCTAAAGTAATTAAAGAATTCCGTAAAAAATCTGAAAAGCCTTTATTAAAAGGAGCTTTCATTGAGGAGTCGGTTTACATTGGTGACGATTTATTAGACGCATTAGTAGATATCAAGTCAAGAGAAGAACTTATTGGTGAAATTGTAGGTTTACTACAGTCTCCTGCTAAGAACGTTATCTCAGCACTTAAATCTAGTGGTGGAAAAATCGCAGGTATCGTTAAAACATTATCCGAAAGAGAAGGATAA
- the rplL gene encoding 50S ribosomal protein L7/L12 codes for MADLKDFAEQLVNLTVKEVNELATILKDEYGIEPAAAAVAMAGPAAGGGDAAEEQTEFDVILKAAGGSKLAVVKLVKELTGLGLKEAKGLVDDAPSPIKEGVSKDEAEALKSQLEDAGAEVELK; via the coding sequence ATGGCAGATTTAAAAGATTTCGCAGAACAATTAGTTAACTTAACAGTAAAAGAAGTTAATGAATTAGCAACAATATTAAAAGATGAGTACGGTATCGAGCCTGCTGCTGCTGCAGTAGCTATGGCAGGTCCAGCTGCAGGTGGTGGAGACGCTGCTGAAGAGCAAACTGAATTTGATGTTATTTTAAAAGCAGCAGGTGGTTCTAAACTAGCTGTAGTAAAATTAGTTAAAGAATTAACTGGTTTAGGTTTAAAAGAAGCTAAAGGTTTAGTTGATGATGCACCAAGCCCAATTAAAGAAGGTGTTTCTAAAGATGAAGCAGAAGCTTTAAAATCTCAATTAGAGGACGCTGGAGCTGAGGTTGAGCTTAAGTAA